A single window of Providencia alcalifaciens DNA harbors:
- a CDS encoding CitMHS family transporter, with protein sequence MLTIIGILIIVTIVTLLMMGKASPIIAMSCIPFIGALLAGYSIGEISVFFESGINKVAKVAAMFLFAILFFSMMKDLHIFDPLIRMMVKMTRGNVIIVCIMTTLIAGVVHLDGSGAATFLIIIPALLPLYRQLGMSPYLMLLLMCASMGIMNMVPWGGPLGRASAVTGIDASTLWQGLIPVQLIGMGGAVVFAIIMGMREKRRIASAALNGTTPYQMDSLLGESEQIADVVDIAHKPKKPLINGGLIVGAIICLAFGLLSAPYVFMIALSLALLINYPNPREQMKVLSLHAPQALGMVAIILAAGAFLGILSDGGMLKSIAMDLTSILPTEWVSKIHIFVGILGVPMDIFTSTDAYYFALLPIIQQIAATAGVDPSAVVYAMAIGNNAGTFVSPFSPAAWLAMGLAGIDMGRHLRYSFGWIWVFSFFTLAVGGVLGLY encoded by the coding sequence GTGTTAACAATTATTGGTATTTTAATCATCGTGACAATCGTCACTTTACTGATGATGGGTAAAGCTAGCCCAATTATTGCAATGTCTTGTATTCCTTTTATTGGTGCACTGCTAGCGGGATATTCCATTGGTGAAATCTCGGTCTTTTTCGAAAGCGGCATTAATAAAGTGGCAAAAGTGGCAGCAATGTTTTTGTTTGCCATTTTGTTTTTCAGCATGATGAAGGACTTACATATTTTTGACCCATTGATCCGCATGATGGTCAAAATGACCCGTGGTAATGTAATCATCGTCTGTATTATGACCACGCTGATAGCGGGGGTAGTGCACTTAGATGGCTCCGGCGCAGCAACGTTTTTAATCATTATTCCAGCATTATTACCGCTATACCGACAATTAGGTATGAGTCCATACCTTATGTTATTGCTGATGTGTGCCAGTATGGGGATTATGAATATGGTGCCGTGGGGCGGGCCATTAGGTCGTGCGTCAGCGGTAACAGGCATTGATGCCTCCACATTATGGCAAGGTTTAATTCCCGTGCAATTGATTGGTATGGGTGGCGCGGTGGTATTTGCCATCATTATGGGAATGCGCGAAAAGCGCCGTATTGCTTCGGCTGCATTAAATGGCACCACACCGTATCAAATGGATTCACTATTAGGTGAAAGTGAGCAAATCGCAGATGTAGTTGACATTGCTCATAAACCTAAAAAGCCATTAATTAATGGTGGACTAATTGTAGGGGCGATTATCTGTTTAGCATTCGGGCTACTTTCAGCACCGTATGTGTTTATGATTGCACTTTCTTTAGCGCTATTAATTAACTATCCAAATCCAAGAGAGCAGATGAAGGTACTTTCCCTGCACGCACCACAGGCGTTAGGTATGGTGGCAATTATTCTCGCCGCAGGGGCATTTTTGGGTATTTTATCCGATGGTGGAATGTTGAAGTCCATTGCGATGGATTTGACATCAATTTTGCCAACGGAGTGGGTATCAAAAATTCATATTTTTGTGGGTATCCTCGGTGTACCAATGGATATTTTTACCAGTACTGATGCTTATTATTTTGCATTGTTACCGATTATTCAGCAGATTGCTGCGACGGCAGGCGTTGATCCTTCAGCGGTGGTGTACGCCATGGCGATAGGGAATAACGCCGGTACGTTTGTGAGTCCGTTCTCACCGGCAGCGTGG